ACAAGATAGAAGGTAAAAATAATAAGCTACCACTAAAGCAAATAACAGGTGACAAACAAAGCATTACACAAACACATCAGAAGCAAACCAAACAAAGTGGTTGCTCATAGTCTAAGCTTTTATAGTTAGCTCTCACCATAAAAGCTCAGCTTTTAAAGTGACACTATGATGCTAGAAGCTCTCTCATAATAAGACCTATGCTTCCGAGAAATGACAGTGAAGATGCCCGAAAATAGTCGCATCACATTTCTATTCCGTCACGTGTGTCGTGTATTCAATTGATCATTCTGTGCGAGGCTTGAATGACTTTACTCAAAAAAAATATCTGGGCAGCCTTCTATCTAACTGCCGTCATTTGGCTGATGTTTTTCACTGGGGCAAGTTTCGTCAGTTATCAAACTGTCCAAGAAGAGTACACATCCGAACAAAAAAAACTAATGTCACTGGCAGCTAACTCAATTCAATCCACCTTACGTCAGTATGAAGTATTACTTGACCTGATAGCGAAAGAAGTCATTGTTTACGATTTATTATCAGACAAAGAGACAATTCAAAAAATCATGGATGCCGTTGTGGAAGTTGACCAGTCCATGCTTGGCGTGGGTCTTTTTCTGCCAAATGGCAATGTCTATGTTGCTTCCTCCGGCGTCAAACTTCCTACAAATTTTAATCTACTTTCTCAGCCTGAAAATCGTGACAGCTTCGAGCAAACATTAAGAAGTAACAAGATGGTACTAGGCCGGACATATCAAAGTGAAGTATTAAAAACCATCGCGTTTCCGCTTCGCAAATCCATTTTTGATGCAGATAATAATGCTCTGTTTGTATTATCTACTGTAATCAACATCCCGAAAGGCTTCAGCTTTTTCTTAGAAAACAAAACACACCATAATCACAATGACCTCTACATTTATCGAGGCAGAGATAATTATTTTCAGTTAGTCATTTCGCAAAATCCTGTCAATCCTGACATATACAATTATCAAATTCCACAAGCCAATATTGACCAAGCTTTTCGTTCGCTAGAACAAAATGAGGGGCTGAGTATAGAAGACATCAAAGCAAACGAATTAGAAGTTATTTCCACCAGTATGCAAGCAGGGTCAAATACTCAAACCGTAAGCCGCTACTTGTCCAAATACGATTTATGGGTAGAGCTTAAATTGAATAATCGTTATGTTATGGGGTTGTTCTTCAAAGAACTCCAGATCCTCATTGGCATTTTTGCAGGCTCTTTACTGCTGATTTATTTGCTGTTCAGAGGTATTGCCAACAATGAAAAACGCATTAAAGATGCCTTAGAACATCAGGCCAATCATGATTATCTGACCGGACTCAACAATCGGTTTTATTTGGATCAACAACTGCTCTCAATGAAAAAAGGCAAACTGTATTATCTTATTTTCATCGATTTAGACAATTTCAAAGCCATTAACGATGGTTATGGTCATGAGGTAGGTGATAAGGTACTTTGCCTTGTGGCCGAAAGACTGCAATCCTTGGTCAGCCCACAAGATGTTTTGGTACGCTATAGTGGCGACGAGTTCATCATCATTGTGTTTAACAAAAATGAAAAAACTACCCACTTCTTCTGCAAAGCCATTCAAAGTAATTTGGCTTTACCGGCTACGATTGGCGATTTTCGCTTTGTATTAAGTGCCAGCATTGGAGTCGCTGCTTTTCCTGACGATGGACACAATCTGGATGAACTGAAACGCTTCGCCGATCTAGCAATGTATGAAGCAAAAAAAACACGCAATACCATCACCTTCTTTCGCGAAGATTTCAAACAAGCTTACAATTATCGCTCGCAACTGGAACAAGAGCTCAAGAAAGCCTTATTACAGAATGAAATGTACATGATGTATCAGCCACAAATGAGTTTTGATGGCAGTTCTTTTGGCGTAGAAGCTCTGGTGCGCTGGGAAAACAAATTACTAGGATCTGTACCGCCAGATAAATTCATTCCTGTTGCAGAAGCTTGTGGCCTCATGCTGCCAATCGGCGAATTTATCATCGACCAAACCTTTAAGGACATGATAGAGATTCAAAAAGAAACGAAGTTACCCGTTACTGTCTCAATCAATATTTCAGTTCGTCAATTCCAGCATAATGAATTTTTCGATAGGTTGATAGAATTGATAGAAAAGCACTCATTTATCTATATTGAACTAGTGCTTGAGGTCACAGAAAACCTCTTTATTGACGATGTCATTGGCATTCAAAATTTAATGAATAAAATTCGCGATAAAGGCATTCGCATTTCCCTAGACGATTTCGGCACAGGTTATTCTTCTCTGAGTTTATTGAATCAATTGCCAATCGATGAGCTCAAAATAGATAAGAGTTTTGTCGATGACATCACCACCAACAGCAACACTCTAGCCATGGTCGAGGGAATCATTGCCATTGCTCGAAGATTGAATATCATCACAGTGGTAGAAGGCGTGGAAACGGAAGAGCAAAGACAAATTCTGGCCGATTTACATTGTGATATTTTCCAAGGCTATCACTTCTCAAAACCATTAAAAATACATGATCTTAAAAAGTTCATCACCTCAAATACAAACCTGTTAAGTGTCACCAATCAAAAAGCATAGGAGACAGCCTTACTCTACAAAAGTAGCGCCTTTTCATTCTATGGCTCTGCTTTCTCATGCCAGCACAAAAAAACCACCCAATGTTTGGGTGGTTTTTATTATCCAATGCCTTAATACAACTTATATGTATTCGACTTTTTCGATCTCGTAGACAGCTTCGCCACTTGGTATCTTAACCGACACTTCGTCACCTTCTTGCTTACCAATAATGGCCTTGGCAATCGGTGAAGCATAAGAGATTTTCTTCTCTTTTACGTCCGCTTCATCATCACCTACGATCTGATAAGTCACCGTACCTTCTGTGTCCACATTGTATAAAGTCACTGTTGTACCAAATACCACTTTACCAGTCGCCGTCATCGACTTTACATCGATCACTTGAGAATCCGCCAGTTTGCCTTCAATCTCTTTAATGCGACCTTCTGTAAAGCCCTGCTCTTCTCGAGCAGCATGATATTCTGCGTTTTCTTTCAAGTCACCGTGCTCACGAGCTTCAGCAATGTCTGCTATCACTCGTGGACGCACAACACTTTTCAGATGGTTCAGCTCTTCTCTTAAACGAGCTTCCCCTTCAACTGTCATTGGAACTTTATTCATTATTTCCCCAAGTGCAAATCTTGTAATCTTCTGACTTTGGTTTCACCAGTTAAACCAATTGCTAAACTTGTCGCCTCAGCGCCAGCCAATGTTGTAGTGTAACAAACCTTGCGCTGTAATGCTGTACGACGTATCAAAGAAGAATCCGTGATCGCCTGTGTACCTGAAGTGGTGTTAATGATGTAATCAATTTCGCCATTTTTCATCATATCAACGATATGCGGACGACCTTCATTCACCTTATTCACCTTACGTACATCGACACCTTGTTCAGTTAGATATTTCGCCGTACCTTCAGTGCCCACTAGATCAAACCCTTGCTCTGCTAAACGACGAGCCACAGCAACCGCGCCTTCTTTGTCCATATCACGAACACTGATAAAAGCACGCCCAGACGTTGGCAACACAGTACCACCACCCAATACAGCTTTACCAAAGGCTTCAGGGAAACTGTCCCCAACCCCCATGACTTCACCTGTGGATTTCATTTCAGGACCAAGAATTGGGTCTACGCCCTGGAACTTATTGAATGGGAACACGGCTTCTTTCACGCTGTAGTAAGAAGGAATAATTTCCTCAGTGAAACCCAATTCTGTCAAGCTCTTACCCGCCATCACTAAGGCAGCGACCTGTGCCAAGGAACGACCAATACACTTAGACACGAATGGTACGGTACGTGAGGCACGTGGATTCACTTCAATAACGTAAATCTCACCATCTTGCACCGCTAACTGAGTGTTCATTAGACCCACTACACCCAATTCCAACGCCATCTTCTTAATCATGCCGCGGATTTGGTCTTGGATGTCGGCTGACAAAGAGTAAGGAGGCAAAGAACACGCTGAATCTCCAGAGTGAACACCCGCTTGCTCGATGTGCTGCATGATACCGCCAATCACCACTTGCTCACCATCAGACACACAATCTATGTCAATTTCGATGGCTGCGTTTAAAAAGTGGTCCAACAATACTGGGCTGTCATTCGAGACTTTCACCGCTGTTGTCATATAACGCGTCAATTCTTTCTCGTTATAGACGATTTCCATTGCGCGGCCACCCAATACGTAAGAAGGACGAACCACTAACGGATAACCTATCTCTGCCGCTTTAACAATAGCTTGCTCGGTTGAGCGTACCGTTGCGTTTTTCGGTTGTTTGTAACCAAGACGCTGAATCATGCTTTGGAAACGCTCACGGTCTTCAGCACGGTCAATGGCTTCTGGCGATGTACCAATAATTGGCACACCTTCGTTTTGCAAAGCGCGGGCAATCTTCAACGGCGTTTGACCACCAAACTGAACGATCACACCTTTTGGCTGCTCTGTACGTACGATTTCCAATACGTCTTCCAAAGTCACTGGCTCAAAGTACAAACGATCTGAGGTATCATAGTCAGTGGATACGGTTTCTGGGTTACAGTTCACCATGATGGTTTCGTAACCATCATCACGCAAACCTAATGCCGCATGAACACAGCAATAATCAAACTCGATGCCTTGACCGATACGATTTGGACCACCACCAAGAATGATCACCTTGTCTTTATCACTTGGTGCCGCTTCACATTCGTCTTCATACGAAGAGTACATGTAGGCCGTGTTCGTCGCGAACTCAGCCGCACAGGTATCCACACGCTTGTAAACCGGATGTACATTTAGCAAGTAACGACGCTCACGCAGAGATTTTTCAGTGACTTGTAACAAAGACGCCAAACGGGCATCAGAAAATCCTTTACGCTTGAGACGACGCATCACATCATGAGTCATATACGCCAGACCTTTGTCCGCTAGCGCCATTTCTTCTTTGATAATGTCTTCAATCTGCACCAAGAACCAAGGATCAACCCCAGTTACTGCATACAATTCATCAACCGTCATACCAGCTCGGAAAGCGTCACCTATGTACCAGATACGATCTGCGCCGGGTGATTGCAGCTCATGAGTCAATTTTTCTTTGCTGTTTTCTTCGGCCAGATCCAACTGAGGATTAAAGCCGTCAGAACCAGTTTCCAAGCCTCGCAAGGCTTTTTGCATGGACTCTTGGAAGTTACGGCCAATCGCCATGACCTCACCCACTGACTTCATCTGTGTGGTCAAACGGTCGTTAGCACTCGGGAACTTCTCAAAAGTGAAGCGTGGAATTTTCGTCACAACGTAATCAATGGCAGGCTCAAAGCTGGCTGGTGTTTGTCCACCCGTGATGTCGTTCTGCAATTCATCTAAGGTGTAACCAATCGCCAATTTGGCGGCAATTTTCGCAATCGGGAAACCCGTTGCTTTTGATGCTAAAGCCGAAGAACGCGATACACGAGGGTTCATCTCAATGACCACCAAACGCCCCGTTTTCGGATCCATACCAAATTGTACGTTCGAACCACCAGTTTCTACACCGATTTCACGCAATACTGCCAAAGAGGCATTACGCATAATTTGATATTCTTTGTCCGTCAGAGTTTGCGCAGGTGCCACGGTAATAGAGTCCCCTGTATGAACTCCCATGGCATCGAAATTCTCAATGGCACAAACGATAATACAGTTATCGTTTTTGTCACGTACCACTTCCATTTCGTACTCTTTCCAACCGATCAAAGACTCATCGATTAACAATTCGTTGGTTGGAGATAAATCCAAACCTCGAGTACAAATTTCCTCAAACTCTTCCATGTTATAAGCGATACCACCACCAGTACCACCCATAGTGAAAGAAGGACGAATAATACAAGGGAAGCCCACTTCACTTTGTACTTTCAGTGCCTCTTCCATATTGTGAGCGATACCCGCACGAGGACACTCTAGGCCGATCGACTTCATCGCTTCATCAAAACGATGACGGTCTTCCGCTTTATCGATAGCATCGGCAGTCGCGCCTATCATTTCCACACCGTATTTTGCCAATACGCCATGACGCTCAAGGTCCAAGGCACAGTTCAGTGCAGTTTGTCCGCCCATGGTTGGCAATACGGCGTCTGGGCGCTCTTTCTCAATAATTTTCTCAACGGTTTTCCATTCAATCGGCTCGATATAAGTGGCATCGGCCATCACTGGATCGGTCATGATGGTGGCTGGGTTAGAGTTCACCAAAATAACGCGGAAGCCTTCTTCACGCAGCGCTTTACAAGCTTGCGCGCCAGAATAGTCAAACTCACAGGCTTGACCGATGACAATTGGGCCGGCACCTAAAATTAAGACGCTTTTTATGTCAGTACGTTTTGGCATAATCTTTCGTTCCGCTCCTTTTAGGCTTTTGAGGCTTTGATGTTGTCAATAAATTGATCGAACAAAGGCGCAACGTCATGTGGCCCTGGGCTCGCTTCTGGGTGACCTTGGAAGCTGAATGCTTTTTTATCGGTTCGACTAATGCCCTGTAAAGAGCCATCAAACAAAGACTTGTGGGTCATTACCACATTAGCAGGCAAACTGTCTTCA
The window above is part of the Marinomonas sp. THO17 genome. Proteins encoded here:
- a CDS encoding EAL domain-containing protein gives rise to the protein MTLLKKNIWAAFYLTAVIWLMFFTGASFVSYQTVQEEYTSEQKKLMSLAANSIQSTLRQYEVLLDLIAKEVIVYDLLSDKETIQKIMDAVVEVDQSMLGVGLFLPNGNVYVASSGVKLPTNFNLLSQPENRDSFEQTLRSNKMVLGRTYQSEVLKTIAFPLRKSIFDADNNALFVLSTVINIPKGFSFFLENKTHHNHNDLYIYRGRDNYFQLVISQNPVNPDIYNYQIPQANIDQAFRSLEQNEGLSIEDIKANELEVISTSMQAGSNTQTVSRYLSKYDLWVELKLNNRYVMGLFFKELQILIGIFAGSLLLIYLLFRGIANNEKRIKDALEHQANHDYLTGLNNRFYLDQQLLSMKKGKLYYLIFIDLDNFKAINDGYGHEVGDKVLCLVAERLQSLVSPQDVLVRYSGDEFIIIVFNKNEKTTHFFCKAIQSNLALPATIGDFRFVLSASIGVAAFPDDGHNLDELKRFADLAMYEAKKTRNTITFFREDFKQAYNYRSQLEQELKKALLQNEMYMMYQPQMSFDGSSFGVEALVRWENKLLGSVPPDKFIPVAEACGLMLPIGEFIIDQTFKDMIEIQKETKLPVTVSINISVRQFQHNEFFDRLIELIEKHSFIYIELVLEVTENLFIDDVIGIQNLMNKIRDKGIRISLDDFGTGYSSLSLLNQLPIDELKIDKSFVDDITTNSNTLAMVEGIIAIARRLNIITVVEGVETEEQRQILADLHCDIFQGYHFSKPLKIHDLKKFITSNTNLLSVTNQKA
- the greA gene encoding transcription elongation factor GreA, coding for MNKVPMTVEGEARLREELNHLKSVVRPRVIADIAEAREHGDLKENAEYHAAREEQGFTEGRIKEIEGKLADSQVIDVKSMTATGKVVFGTTVTLYNVDTEGTVTYQIVGDDEADVKEKKISYASPIAKAIIGKQEGDEVSVKIPSGEAVYEIEKVEYI
- the carB gene encoding carbamoyl-phosphate synthase large subunit, which translates into the protein MPKRTDIKSVLILGAGPIVIGQACEFDYSGAQACKALREEGFRVILVNSNPATIMTDPVMADATYIEPIEWKTVEKIIEKERPDAVLPTMGGQTALNCALDLERHGVLAKYGVEMIGATADAIDKAEDRHRFDEAMKSIGLECPRAGIAHNMEEALKVQSEVGFPCIIRPSFTMGGTGGGIAYNMEEFEEICTRGLDLSPTNELLIDESLIGWKEYEMEVVRDKNDNCIIVCAIENFDAMGVHTGDSITVAPAQTLTDKEYQIMRNASLAVLREIGVETGGSNVQFGMDPKTGRLVVIEMNPRVSRSSALASKATGFPIAKIAAKLAIGYTLDELQNDITGGQTPASFEPAIDYVVTKIPRFTFEKFPSANDRLTTQMKSVGEVMAIGRNFQESMQKALRGLETGSDGFNPQLDLAEENSKEKLTHELQSPGADRIWYIGDAFRAGMTVDELYAVTGVDPWFLVQIEDIIKEEMALADKGLAYMTHDVMRRLKRKGFSDARLASLLQVTEKSLRERRYLLNVHPVYKRVDTCAAEFATNTAYMYSSYEDECEAAPSDKDKVIILGGGPNRIGQGIEFDYCCVHAALGLRDDGYETIMVNCNPETVSTDYDTSDRLYFEPVTLEDVLEIVRTEQPKGVIVQFGGQTPLKIARALQNEGVPIIGTSPEAIDRAEDRERFQSMIQRLGYKQPKNATVRSTEQAIVKAAEIGYPLVVRPSYVLGGRAMEIVYNEKELTRYMTTAVKVSNDSPVLLDHFLNAAIEIDIDCVSDGEQVVIGGIMQHIEQAGVHSGDSACSLPPYSLSADIQDQIRGMIKKMALELGVVGLMNTQLAVQDGEIYVIEVNPRASRTVPFVSKCIGRSLAQVAALVMAGKSLTELGFTEEIIPSYYSVKEAVFPFNKFQGVDPILGPEMKSTGEVMGVGDSFPEAFGKAVLGGGTVLPTSGRAFISVRDMDKEGAVAVARRLAEQGFDLVGTEGTAKYLTEQGVDVRKVNKVNEGRPHIVDMMKNGEIDYIINTTSGTQAITDSSLIRRTALQRKVCYTTTLAGAEATSLAIGLTGETKVRRLQDLHLGK